CGTCTTTGGCAAGGAGTCTTCCCATTCGGAGCGCTTCGAGCTAGAAATGAAGTCCATCTCTAATAATTTCGTATGGGAGAGGAAGATTGAAACTCTCCGGGGTGTATTCCTTGGCGCCAAGAGTGATGTCGATGGCGGTCATTTGCGAGAAATAAACGGGGACATTCTGAATTTTCGCGGGTGATCAGGCGAGATTTGTGGGAAGAAACCGGTATGTCCAGATATATCCTTCTCTAGCAAGGCGCTCTAGCCGACCGTCAGGCAAGCTCCTCAGTTCCTCCATGCTGTCGTGGCAGGCAGCGGCTGGGCGGTAGATTTCATCGAACATCGCTGGTACAGTTTCGGGTGACCGTTATGGAGGTGGGTATGCCCCAATCAGCAAAAGCCATTTTGCATCAGGCCCTTGAACTCCCGTCCAATGACCGTGCGGCGTTAGTGGAAGGTCTGATTGCCAGTCTTGACAAGCCCAATCCCGCCCTTGATGCGATGTGGCTCAAGGAAGCGGAAGATCGCTTGGCTGCGTACCATGCCGGCGAGCTTGGCGCGGTCGATGCGGAGCGGGTCTTCGCGGATCTCGGGAAAAAAGTTTGAAGACAAGATTCCTGCTCCCCGCGCTCGGACATAAGACGGCACGGGTCGATTAACGGGCTCCCGTATCTTCCATTCACCTCCCTCTATCATTTACTATAAGTCTCGGGTTTCCCTCTTACGAAGGCTTCTCTGAATGAAAGCGAAAACGAGTTTTTCCTGCCAGGCTTGCGGGCATCAATCGCCTCGATGGCTTGGTCGCTGCCCTGATTGCAGCGGCTGGAATACCATGAAAGAGGAACGGCAGGCGCCGACCGGGAAGGGGCGGCCTGCTGCGATGAAGATTGCGCAGGCGAAGGCGACGCCGATTGCCGAGATCGAAGTCGTCGGTGAGGACCGGCGGCTGACGAATATCGGTGAATTCGACCGGGTGCTGGGAGGGGGCGTCATTCCCGGCTCGGTCATCTTGATCGGTGGCGATCCTGGCATCGGGAAGACGACTTTGTTGCTCCAGGCGCTTCCACGCCTGTCTTCCAAGGAAGAACCGGTGCTGTATGTTTCCGGGGAGGAATCTCCGAGGCAGATCAAGATGCGGGGGCAGCGGCTCGGTATCGAGCATCCGAATCTACTCATCCTGGCGGAAACCTCGCTTGAACAAATCCTCAAGGCGGTGCAGGAGATCCAGCCTGCTGCCGTGGTTGTCGACTCGATCCAAACGGTCTATACGGAACAGATCACTTCTGCGCCAGGCAGCATCAGCCAGGTGCAGGAGGTCGCAGGGCAGTTGATGTGGTACGCGAAGCGCAGCAATGTACCGGTCTTCATCATCGGGCATGTGACGAAGGAAGGCGCGATTGCCGGGCCGCGGTTGTTGGAGCACATCGTCGACACGGTGCTCTATTTCGAAGGGGACAAGGGCCATAGCTTTCGGATTCTCCGCGCCGTGAAGAATCGTTTTGGCTCGACCAACGAGATCGGCGTGTTCGAAATGAAAGACACAGGGCTGGAGGAAGTGAGCAATCCCTCCGAGTTGTTTTTGGCGGAACGGTCGCAGCGCACCACGGGATCGGTAGTGGTCTCGAGTCTCGAAGGGTCGCGGCCGATTCTGGTCGAATTGCAAGCCTTGGTGTCGTCCACGAGTTATGCGATGCCGAAACGCATGGCGAACGGCGTGGAACAGAATCGAGTGTCGCTCCTGCTTGCGGTCATGGAGAAGCGGCTGGGCATGCATCTATCCGGACAGGACGTCTATGTCAACGTCGTCGGGGGGATGCATATCGACGAGCCGGCCATCGATTTGGGTATCGTGGCGGCGGTCACATCGAGTTTGCGTGAAGTCCCGATTGAGCCTGGTCTGTTGGTGTTGGGTGAAGTGGGGCTTGGTGGCGAAGTCCGCGCGATCAGTCAGGCGGAAATGCGGATTCGTGAAGCGGCAAAAATGGGCTTCACTCGTTGCCTGTTGCCGGAACGGAACTTGGCCAAGCTGGAGCCGATCAATGGGATCGAATTGATCGGGATCAAGGAAGTGGGAGAGGCGTTAGATGTGGTGTTGGCATAAAAGTGGAACAGATGGGCGCGCCGTTGTGCAAGCGCAACGAGTATGGTCTCACCCTCCGACTCCCGTTGCCCCAAGGCGTATCGATTACCTCGTCGGCTGTGCTCGTTGGACGAACAGCGTCGAGACTGAACTGAGAGGCCCATTTACGCGAGGCGCCGGTGTCAGGGCAGAGAAGCGCGGGCGTCGCTGGGGGTTGTTGCTGCTCTGTTGTGTCATCGTTCCCCTGTTTTCCAACTGTGCGGCCGTCCCGCCGCGCGAGGAGGTCGGGCTCAAGCAGGCGACGGTGGAGGAGTTGACGGCGGTACTGAGTCAGAGGGAAGCCGCGATTCAGACGATGAAGGGGCTCTTCAGCGCGAAGGTGCGAGGCGGGATCATTCCGATCGCGTCGAGGATAGAGGGGGCCTTGTATTATCGTCGTCCAGACGCCATGCGCCTGCGCGGATTCACCGCAATCGGCAGCGAACTCTTCGAATTCGTGCAGACGGGCGATCAGTATACGTTGCGGTTGCCGACGATGCGCCGTGTGCTCTCCGGTAGTCCCTCCGACATGAGCGAAATGGGCAAGCTGGCCAGGCCCTTTCAATTGAGCGTCTGGGCGATGGGTGGTCTGTTGGGTACCGGCATGATCGCGAAGGACGAGACGGCTGTCCTTGTGACTGACGGGGATCGTGACCGGCTGGATGTGTCCGGGCCTTCATCCAACGGCGTACAAGTCATACGCCGGCGGCTCTGGTTTGAACGGCAGACATGGCTCGTCGTGCGGGAAGATCGGTTGACGGAGTCCGGTGCCGTGGAAGCCACGATTCAGTACGAGGACTTTCGTGCGATCGGCGAGGGTGACGCGACGAGTGCGGCAAGCGCAGGGCGGTTGCTGCGGCCGTTTAAGATCTCGTTGGAAGATGGTAACGGGAAGGGAAGCGTGCAGGTCACGTTTCACGAGATGATTCCGAATCAGCCGGTGACGGCGGCCGATCTCCCTCAGGTTTCGCTTCGATGAAAGTCCTGGCTGTCGAAACGGCAACGTCGTGGCAGAGTGTGGCGATTCTCGAAGACTCGCGCGTCCTGGCCTGCCACGAGCAGGATGCGGCCGGGTCTCATGCCAAACTGTTGTTGCCGACGATCGATCGGTTGTTTCGTGAGACGGGTCTCTCGCTCAAGCAATTGGACGGTCTTGTTGTGTCGATCGGTCCCGGGTCCTTTACGGGACTTCGCGTCGGCCTGGCGACGCTCCTCGGGTTCCGGACGATCGGTCAGCTGCCGTTAGCGGTCGTGCCGACACTTGAAGGTCTGGCCTGGAATCTGAGAGGCACTTCGACGCGCCTCTGTCCCGTGCTCAATAGTCGGCGCGGAGAACTCTACTGGGCACAGTTTCGCTGGACCGGCGAGGGTCGGCTGGAACGAGTGGTTTCGGAGCAGGTGGGCACGCCCGTCATGTTGGGGCGCAGCCTCACAGAGTCGGCGCTCCTCTTTGGGGAAGGCTGGACGACGGAAGCCCCGGCTATTCGTGCCTCGATCCTGTCCGCCATCACGGTGACCGAGGCGCCGGATGCTGCCATGAAACCGTCAGCCGTCTCGATTGGTTTGGCGGGCATCGAGAGGCTCCGGCGCGGTGAACGGGCAGGAGTTGGTATCAGTCCGTTGTACGTACAGCGCACCGCAGCGGAGTTGAAGTATGAAGAATCCGGCGGCATCTCGCCGGTGGTGCTGCGTCAGGAACGTGTCGCAAAAAAAATGACGGCTCGAGCCTCGGCGGTACGGGCTCAGTCGGAGGATCGGCGGGCTGCGCGAGGAAAAGGGAAGAGCGGGTTGTGACGATGCGGCTTGGTGAGCAGGGTGAATGGGTGATCGAGCCGGCGACCGTCGAGGCGCTGCCGGACATTCTCCACATTGAAGAAGCTTGCTTCTCGGCCCCCTGGACGCGCAAAATGTTGGAGGCCGAACTGAGCGGTAATCCTTTTGCGCATTTTTTGCTGGCTAAGCAGGTCACGTCCGGCGAAAGCGGTTCCGTTTCGATTATCGGATATCTTTGTTTCTGGGTCGTCTTTGAGGAAGTACGGCTGATGAACCTGGCGGTCATCGAGTCGATGCGGCACAAGGGCATCGCACGAGCCTTGGTGTCACGGGCGTTAGAGCTCGGGGCTGCACAGACGGCTTCGCGCGCCCTGCTTGAAGTGCGGGCCTCGAACCTTGCCGCGCATGCACTCTACCGAAGTCTTGGATTTCGCGACGTGTCGACCCGACCAACCTACTACAGCAATCCCATAGAAGATGCATTACTGATGGAACTGGATCCGATTCGATCGGAGTCTGTTCGATTGACCGAAGAAGTCGTTCGTGAGGGAGGACGTCTCGACCCGCTGCAGTAACTCATAACCAGGAGGTGCGACATGCTGACAGACAGTATGATTGCGGAACGGCTGCGCCAGTCCAGTCACCAATTCCGTGCACTGGAAGAGTCTCATCACCGTCTCGACCTGGAATTGGTCCAATTGCAGAAGCGCCACGTACGGACTCCGGCTGAGGAGCAGTCGACCAAACAGTTGCACAAAGAGAAGTTGGCGAAGAAAGACAAGATGGCCGAGTTGATCCGTGTCTATCGAGACCAGGAACTGCAGGCCGCTCCACGTTGAGGAGCATCGTTGTGGGGCTGAGATCAGCCAGCAACCGGAACCGGAGTCATGGCACAGATCCTCAATCCCCTGGCCGCACATATCCAAACGATCAAGAAGCGGTTGATCATCATCGGGGCTACGATGCTCGTGGCCCTGATGGTGTCGTTTGCCTTTTCCAGCGAGATGGTCGCCTGGTTGAACCGTCCGTTTCCCAACCAGCTGGTGTTCTACGGACCGACGGAGGCCCTGTTCGCCTCGATCAAAGTGTCCTTTCTGGCGGCGCTCCTGGCGAGCCTGCCGGTCATCTTCTATCAATGTTGGAAGTTTATTGAGCCGGCGCTGCTCCCCAAGGAGCAGCGCTGGGGCTTTCCGCTGTTTGCGCTGGCCGGGGCGCTCTTTGCGCTCGGGTTGGTCTTTTGCAATCTTGTGATCCTCCCGCTGGTCATCGACTTTTTCGTCAGCTTCGGCATGGATCACGACGTGACCCCGCTCTTGAGCGTCGGGACCTACATCGACTTCAACGTGAAGTTTCTGCTGATCTTCGGTTGCGCGTTTGAGTTGCCGCTGGTGCTCACCATCCTGGCGCGGCTCGGCGTGGTGACCGGGGCGACGCTCGCGAAGTACCGGAAGCATGCGATCATGGCCGCATTGATCCTGTCGGCCGTCGTCACGCCCGATGCGACCCTCTTTACCATGCTCTTGATGGCCGTCCCCTTGATGGTGTTGTATGAGATAGGCATTCTTGGCGCGAGGATCTTCGGACGGGGCGGCCCGACCGAAGTCAGCTTGCCGCTCGATCCTGATTTGCCGATGGGACCGGCAGGCCACCGTGTCCGATAACAGGATGCTGAAACAGTCTGCCAGCGTCGTTCTCGGCTCATCGAAATCCTCAACGTACTCCTGAGGGTACGCCTCCGGTTTCGATTCGCCTGCGGCCTTGCTGGACAAACTGTTTGAGCATCCTGGGGCAATTGAGGCCTTCATGCCGCGCAGAGTTTTTTAACCGTGATTTTCGCATAGACAGAGTTTTTCGCCGCCTGCTAGAAAACATCGGGTGGAAGGACTGAGATGAATCGTTTCGGAATCAGGCTGGCTTTGTTTCTACTCGGTGTAGGTACCGCTATGTTGGGTGTTGCGGAGCCTGGCCTGTCTCAGATCCAGCAGCCTGTTCAGGAGCTGACCAGCATTCAGGCCCTCACGTCTGTCGGGAACGATCTGGTCTATGCCGGTTCATTCGGCCATGGCCTCTTCCGCAGCGAGGACCGTGGTGCGACCTGGACGAGATCCAGCCAGGGTGTGACCGATCCGTTCATTCTGACGTTGACCACGGGGAAAGACGGCGCAATCTATGCGGGCACCTTCCGTGGCGGGGTCTTTCGCTCGCGCGACCATGGCAAGAGTTGGCAGGCGGTTAATACCGGGCTCAAGCATCTGGAAATCAAATCGCTCTTGGCGGCGGGGGATGTGTTGTACGCCGGGACGAGTGGCGGGGCCTATCGGCTGAGCGCGAAAGGCGACCGTTGGTCGGCGGTGACGACCGGCTTGGACGACATCCTGGTGCATACGTTGGTCCTCTCGTCCGATGGGACGCTGTTCGCGGGCACCTCAGGAAAAGGGATTCTGCGATTTAAGGCGCAATCGACCGGCTGGGTGCGTCAGCAACAGGGGCTCAAAGATCATGAAGGCATGACCGAAAACTTCATTCGCGTGCTGACGGTCGATTCCGAAGGGAATATCTATGCGGGCACGTTCGATGGTGGAGTCTTTCGCAGTGGCGATGGAGGCTTGAGCTGGCAGCCCATCAGCCGGGCCTTGCCGAATGATTCCATCCGCGGAATTCTCTTCAATAGCCGGGGGCTTTTTGTGGCCACGGGCCATGGTATTTTCAAGACGGTCGACAAGGGCCGCCAATGGGTGCCGCTGAATAAAGGACTGACGAGCATGTCGGTCCAGGTGTTGATCGAGTCCGGCGCCGGAGTCCTCTATGCCGGGACGAGCGAGGGGGCCTTCCGGAGCGACGACGACGGACGGACGTGGAGTTCCATCAATCAGGGTCTTGAGGGAGGGGAGTCTCCTGCCCCCTTCAGTTTTCGCTAACCAAGAAAGGATAGAGACGATGTCAGAGCCGACAGAGAAGACGCGAGCCACCATTACCGTCAGCAGCAAGGGAGTCCAGCTGGGCGAGATCGTCCTGAAGTTTTTTCACGATGTGGCGCCAGGTCACGTGAAGAATTTCACGAAGTTGGCCCAAGAAGGCTTCTATAACAACACGACCTTTCATCGAGTCATTCCCGGCTTCATGATCCAGGGCGGCGATCCCAACAGCAAGAATCCAGACCGCGCGTCGCACGGCATGGGGGGACCCGGGTATCAGATCAAGGCCGAGTTCAACAGCAAGCCGCACAAGCGCGGAATCCTCTCCATGGCCCGTTCGAACGAGCCGGACAGCGCCGGTTCGCAGTTTTTCATCTGCGTGGCGGATGCGAACTTTCTCGATTGGCAGTACACCGCATTCGGCGAAGTGGTCAGCGGATTGGACGTCGTGGACAAGGTCGTCGGCATGAAGCGTGACGGGCGGGATAATCCGTTGGAGCGTGTCGAGATGACGGTCGCGATTACCGAATAGCGTGAAACGGAAAAGGTGAGGCGTGAGAGGTAACAGAGGGGTCTGCTAGATGGTCGTTTCACGTTTCACCGTTCACCTTTCACGAGGCGCACTCTTGTGCGCGCTGTTCGCCGGATGTGCCATTCCCATCGTGCCTTATCGCGCGGTCTATGAAGATCCGGTCAATTACGTTCGACTGGAGCACGACGATTTGGTTCTGCCGGAATGGCCACCCAGCGCGCATGACCATCCGAAGTCGATGCGCTACGAGGATCTGGCTCGTGTCCTCGGCGGCATTTCGGTCAAAGAACATCGGATCTGGTTACAGAAGTGGACGCAGGGCGAGGCGCCGCTGATGCCGGCGTTTCGCCCCGACGAGGTCATGCTCT
Above is a genomic segment from Nitrospirota bacterium containing:
- a CDS encoding peptidylprolyl isomerase; the protein is MSEPTEKTRATITVSSKGVQLGEIVLKFFHDVAPGHVKNFTKLAQEGFYNNTTFHRVIPGFMIQGGDPNSKNPDRASHGMGGPGYQIKAEFNSKPHKRGILSMARSNEPDSAGSQFFICVADANFLDWQYTAFGEVVSGLDVVDKVVGMKRDGRDNPLERVEMTVAITE
- the radA gene encoding DNA repair protein RadA, whose amino-acid sequence is MKAKTSFSCQACGHQSPRWLGRCPDCSGWNTMKEERQAPTGKGRPAAMKIAQAKATPIAEIEVVGEDRRLTNIGEFDRVLGGGVIPGSVILIGGDPGIGKTTLLLQALPRLSSKEEPVLYVSGEESPRQIKMRGQRLGIEHPNLLILAETSLEQILKAVQEIQPAAVVVDSIQTVYTEQITSAPGSISQVQEVAGQLMWYAKRSNVPVFIIGHVTKEGAIAGPRLLEHIVDTVLYFEGDKGHSFRILRAVKNRFGSTNEIGVFEMKDTGLEEVSNPSELFLAERSQRTTGSVVVSSLEGSRPILVELQALVSSTSYAMPKRMANGVEQNRVSLLLAVMEKRLGMHLSGQDVYVNVVGGMHIDEPAIDLGIVAAVTSSLREVPIEPGLLVLGEVGLGGEVRAISQAEMRIREAAKMGFTRCLLPERNLAKLEPINGIELIGIKEVGEALDVVLA
- the tatC gene encoding twin-arginine translocase subunit TatC; this encodes MAQILNPLAAHIQTIKKRLIIIGATMLVALMVSFAFSSEMVAWLNRPFPNQLVFYGPTEALFASIKVSFLAALLASLPVIFYQCWKFIEPALLPKEQRWGFPLFALAGALFALGLVFCNLVILPLVIDFFVSFGMDHDVTPLLSVGTYIDFNVKFLLIFGCAFELPLVLTILARLGVVTGATLAKYRKHAIMAALILSAVVTPDATLFTMLLMAVPLMVLYEIGILGARIFGRGGPTEVSLPLDPDLPMGPAGHRVR
- a CDS encoding DUF465 domain-containing protein; its protein translation is MLTDSMIAERLRQSSHQFRALEESHHRLDLELVQLQKRHVRTPAEEQSTKQLHKEKLAKKDKMAELIRVYRDQELQAAPR
- the tsaB gene encoding tRNA (adenosine(37)-N6)-threonylcarbamoyltransferase complex dimerization subunit type 1 TsaB, whose protein sequence is MKVLAVETATSWQSVAILEDSRVLACHEQDAAGSHAKLLLPTIDRLFRETGLSLKQLDGLVVSIGPGSFTGLRVGLATLLGFRTIGQLPLAVVPTLEGLAWNLRGTSTRLCPVLNSRRGELYWAQFRWTGEGRLERVVSEQVGTPVMLGRSLTESALLFGEGWTTEAPAIRASILSAITVTEAPDAAMKPSAVSIGLAGIERLRRGERAGVGISPLYVQRTAAELKYEESGGISPVVLRQERVAKKMTARASAVRAQSEDRRAARGKGKSGL
- a CDS encoding addiction module protein, producing the protein MPQSAKAILHQALELPSNDRAALVEGLIASLDKPNPALDAMWLKEAEDRLAAYHAGELGAVDAERVFADLGKKV
- the rimI gene encoding ribosomal protein S18-alanine N-acetyltransferase: MRLGEQGEWVIEPATVEALPDILHIEEACFSAPWTRKMLEAELSGNPFAHFLLAKQVTSGESGSVSIIGYLCFWVVFEEVRLMNLAVIESMRHKGIARALVSRALELGAAQTASRALLEVRASNLAAHALYRSLGFRDVSTRPTYYSNPIEDALLMELDPIRSESVRLTEEVVREGGRLDPLQ